Proteins found in one Salvia splendens isolate huo1 chromosome 10, SspV2, whole genome shotgun sequence genomic segment:
- the LOC121752708 gene encoding glycine-rich protein 23-like: MPPSSICRWGICPLAGVGSGLGRERAVGVGLVSGQGNGGGLMGVGGGHVAVGGGLMGVAGGHPVLSAHTVPSTGFVTGTLGCAVGGLEFMGEGGGGDGDGDGDEEEEEKESSDHGGSHRRLEGIQRNEIRNGGL; this comes from the coding sequence ATGCCCCCATCTTCAATATGTCGATGGGGCATCTGTCCATTGGCGGGGGTGGGCTCGGGACTGGGCAGGGAAAGGGCGGTGGGGGTGGGCCTTGTTTCCGGCCAGGGGAATGGGGGTGGGCTTATGGGGGTTGGTGGTGGACATGTGGCCGTGGGGGGCGGGCTTATGGGGGTTGCGGGTGGGCATCCAGTTTTGTCTGCGCACACGGTCCCCTCCACTGGATTTGTCACGGGCACATTGGGTTGTGCGGTGGGGGGGTTGGAGTTCATGGGTGAGGGTGGTGGAGGTGACGGAGACGGAGACggagatgaggaagaggaggagaaggagagtAGTGATCATGGAGGAAGTCATAGACGATTGGAAGGAATACAAAGAAATGAAATAAGAAATGGAGGTTTATAA